The proteins below come from a single Drosophila miranda strain MSH22 chromosome Y unlocalized genomic scaffold, D.miranda_PacBio2.1 Contig_Y1_pilon, whole genome shotgun sequence genomic window:
- the LOC117191565 gene encoding putative odorant receptor 65c, producing MVEPSGERVGFRLSKKWKRFVKPYAPFRRVYRTPSKCPEHTVPYLNREQLISTGYYPNSTQNSVPGQRSYHVFLLVKGTILFSSILYAASESLDDIVELGRDLAFIIASFFIYFKYIYFLLYADNVDKVIDGLEECYRWERAGPAAAGVRSAKRLHYLIVIGMQIIWVVSMIIYIVLLISTPFLTQQELPFHAAHSFYLHDPLRHPRIHILIYLSQSFDILYYLTWLTVTECILVDRCNEVFHGPLIMQMIVNFLLVSLSVFEAMMARHDRKVAGQFILLMILALGHLSMWTKFGDMMSQESLEVAEAAYDACDPSVGSKKIDGNIRLIMLRAQEPLIMRATPFPTFNMINYKAILNQCYGILTLLLNTLD from the exons ATGGTCGAACCATCTGGCGAACGGGTCGGATTTCGTCTGAGCAAGAAATGGAAGAGATTCGTGAAGCCGTATGCCCCGTTCAGGAGGGTTTATAGGACCCCGTCAAAGTGTCCCGAGCACACGGTGCCATACCTAAACCGAGAACAGCTAAT AAGCACGGGATACTACCCGAACTCTACGCAAAACAGCGTGCCTGGCCAGAGGTCCTATCATGTGTTTCTTTTGGTCAAGGGTACCATATTATTCAGCTCAATATTATACGCCGCTTCTGAATCCCTGGACGACATTGTGGAATTGGGACGGGATCTCGCGTTCATAATAGCG TCGTTTTTCATATATttcaagtatatatatttcctGCTGTATGCCGATAACGTGGACAAGGTAATCGATGGCCTCGAGGAGTGCTACCGTTGGGAGAGAGCGGGCCCGGCTGCTGCAGGAGTTCGATCGGCAAAGCGCTTGCATTATCTGATTGTCATCGGAATGCAAATAATTTGGGTGGTTTCCATGATCATTTATATAGTGCTATTAATTTCGACGCCATTTTTGACACAACAGGAGTTGCCGTTCCATGCAGCCCATTCGTTTTACTTGCACGATCCTTTGAGGCATCCGAGAATACACATTCTCATCTACTTATCACAATCTTTCGACATTCTATACTACCTCACGTGGCTGACCGTTACCGAGTGCAT ACTTGTGGATCGATGCAATGAGGTATTCCACGGTCCTTTAATCATGCAAATGATCGTCAACTTCTTGCTGGTCTCCCTGTCGGTCTTCGAGGCAATGATGGCCAGGCACGACCGCAAGGTGGCAGGCCAGTTCATACTTCTAATGATCTTGGCCTTGGGTCACCTGTCGATGTGGACGAAATTCGGGGACATGATGTCGCAGGAGTCGCTGGAAGTGGCCGAGGCTGCATACGATGCCTGCGACCCAAGTGTTGGGTCCAAGAAAATCGATGGCAATATTCGCCTTATAATGTTGCGTGCCCAGGAACCATTGATCATGAGAGCTACTCCATTTCCCACTTTTAATATGATTAACTACAAGGCC ATACTCAACCAGTGCTACGGAATCCTCACGCTTCTGCTGAATACTTTGGACTAG
- the LOC117189944 gene encoding odorant receptor 65a-like isoform X1, protein MVEPSGERVGFRLSKKWKRFVKPYAPFRRVYRTPSKCPEHTVPYLNREQLISTGYYPNSTQNSVPGQRSYHVFLLVKGTILFSSILYAASESLDDIVELGRDLAFIIASFFIYFKYIYFLLYADNVDEVIDGLEECYRWERAGPAAAGVRSAKRLHYLIVIGMQIIWVVSMIIYIVLLISTPFLTQQELPFHAAHSFYLHDPLRHPRIHILIYLSQSFDILYYLTWLTVTECMSVSI, encoded by the exons ATGGTCGAACCATCTGGCGAACGGGTCGGATTTCGTCTGAGCAAGAAATGGAAGAGATTCGTGAAGCCGTATGCCCCGTTCAGGAGGGTTTATAGGACCCCGTCAAAGTGTCCCGAGCACACGGTGCCATACCTAAACCGAGAACAGCTAAT AAGCACGGGATACTACCCGAACTCTACGCAAAACAGCGTGCCTGGCCAGAGGTCCTATCATGTGTTTCTTTTGGTCAAGGGTACCATATTATTCAGCTCAATATTATACGCCGCTTCTGAATCCCTGGACGACATTGTGGAATTGGGACGGGATCTCGCGTTCATAATAGCG TCGTTTTTCATATATttcaagtatatatatttcctGCTGTATGCCGATAACGTGGACGAGGTAATCGATGGCCTCGAGGAGTGCTACCGTTGGGAGAGAGCGGGCCCGGCTGCTGCAGGAGTGCGATCGGCAAAGCGCTTGCATTATCTGATTGTCATCGGAATGCAAATAATTTGGGTGGTTTCCATGATCATTTATATAGTGCTATTAATTTCGACGCCATTTTTGACACAACAGGAGTTGCCGTTCCATGCAGCCCATTCGTTTTACTTGCACGATCCTTTGAGGCATCCGAGAATACACATTCTCATCTACTTATCACAATCTTTCGACATTCTATACTACCTCACGTGGCTGACCGTTACCGAGTGCATGTCCGTGTCCATTTAA
- the LOC117189944 gene encoding odorant receptor 65a-like isoform X2, whose translation MVEPSGERVGFRLSKKWKRFVKPYAPFRRVYRTPSKCPEHTVPYLNREQLISTGYYPNSTQNSVPGQRSYHVFLLVKGTILFSSILYAASESLDDIVELGRDLAFIIASFFIYFKYIYFLLYADNVDEVIDGLEECYRWERAGPAAAGVRSAKRLHYLIVIGMQIIWELPFHAAHSFYLHDPLRHPRIHILIYLSQSFDILYYLTWLTVTECMSVSI comes from the exons ATGGTCGAACCATCTGGCGAACGGGTCGGATTTCGTCTGAGCAAGAAATGGAAGAGATTCGTGAAGCCGTATGCCCCGTTCAGGAGGGTTTATAGGACCCCGTCAAAGTGTCCCGAGCACACGGTGCCATACCTAAACCGAGAACAGCTAAT AAGCACGGGATACTACCCGAACTCTACGCAAAACAGCGTGCCTGGCCAGAGGTCCTATCATGTGTTTCTTTTGGTCAAGGGTACCATATTATTCAGCTCAATATTATACGCCGCTTCTGAATCCCTGGACGACATTGTGGAATTGGGACGGGATCTCGCGTTCATAATAGCG TCGTTTTTCATATATttcaagtatatatatttcctGCTGTATGCCGATAACGTGGACGAGGTAATCGATGGCCTCGAGGAGTGCTACCGTTGGGAGAGAGCGGGCCCGGCTGCTGCAGGAGTGCGATCGGCAAAGCGCTTGCATTATCTGATTGTCATCGGAATGCAAATAATTTGG GAGTTGCCGTTCCATGCAGCCCATTCGTTTTACTTGCACGATCCTTTGAGGCATCCGAGAATACACATTCTCATCTACTTATCACAATCTTTCGACATTCTATACTACCTCACGTGGCTGACCGTTACCGAGTGCATGTCCGTGTCCATTTAA
- the LOC117189944 gene encoding putative odorant receptor 65c isoform X3 translates to MQMIVNFLLVSLSVFEAMMARHDRKVAGQFILLMILALGHLSMWTKFGDMMSQESLEVAEAAYDACDPSVGSKKIDGNIRLIMLRAQEPLIMRATPFPTFNMINYKAILNQCYGILTLLLNTLD, encoded by the exons ATGCAAATGATCGTCAACTTCTTGCTGGTCTCCCTGTCGGTCTTCGAGGCAATGATGGCCAGGCACGACCGCAAGGTGGCAGGCCAGTTCATACTTCTAATGATCTTGGCCTTGGGTCACCTGTCGATGTGGACGAAATTCGGGGACATGATGTCGCAGGAGTCGCTGGAAGTGGCCGAGGCTGCATACGATGCCTGCGACCCAAGTGTTGGGTCCAAGAAAATCGATGGCAATATTCGCCTTATAATGTTGCGTGCCCAGGAACCATTGATCATGAGAGCTACTCCATTTCCCACTTTTAATATGATTAACTACAAGGCC ATACTCAACCAGTGCTACGGAATCCTCACGCTTCTGCTGAATACTTTGGACTAG
- the LOC117191566 gene encoding odorant receptor 65a-like, translating to MVEPSGERVGFRLSKKWKRFVKPYAPFRRVYRTPSKCPEHTVPYLNREQLISTGYYPNSTQNSVPGQRSFHVFLLVKGTILFSSILYAASESLDDIVELGRDLAFIIASFFIYFKYIYFLLYADNVDEVIDGLEECYRWERAGPAAAGVRSAKRLHYLIVIGMQIIWVVSMIIFIVLLISTPFLTQQELPFHAAHSFYLHDPLRHPRIHILIYLSQSFDILYYLTWLTVTEVMSVSI from the exons ATGGTCGAACCATCTGGCGAACGGGTCGGATTTCGTCTGAGCAAGAAATGGAAGAGATTCGTGAAGCCGTATGCCCCGTTCAGGAGGGTTTATAGGACCCCGTCAAAGTGTCCCGAGCACACGGTGCCATACCTAAACCGAGAACAGCTAAT AAGCACGGGATACTACCCGAACTCTACGCAAAACAGCGTGCCTGGCCAGAGGTCCTTTCATGTGTTTCTTTTGGTCAAGGGTACCATATTATTCAGCTCAATATTATACGCCGCTTCTGAATCCCTGGACGACATTGTGGAATTGGGACGGGATCTCGCGTTCATAATAGCG TCGTTTTTCATATATttcaagtatatatatttcctGCTGTATGCCGATAACGTGGACGAGGTAATCGATGGCCTCGAGGAGTGCTACCGTTGGGAGAGAGCGGGCCCGGCTGCTGCAGGAGTGCGATCGGCAAAGCGCTTGCATTATCTGATTGTCATCGGAATGCAAATAATTTGGGTGGTTTCCATGATCATTTTTATAGTGCTATTAATTTCGACGCCATTTTTGACACAACAGGAGTTGCCGTTCCATGCAGCCCATTCGTTTTACTTGCACGATCCTTTGAGGCATCCGAGAATACACATTCTCATCTACTTATCACAATCTTTCGACATTCTATACTACCTCACGTGGCTGACCGTTACCGAGGTCATGTCCGTGTCCATTTAA
- the LOC117189945 gene encoding putative odorant receptor 65c, producing the protein MQMIVNFLLVSLSVSEAMMARHDPKVAGQFILLMILALCHLSMWTKFGDMMSQESLEVAEAAYEAYDSSVGSKKIYWNIRFIIMRAQEPLIMRATPFPTFNMINYKAILNQCYGILTLLLSTLD; encoded by the exons ATGCAAATGATCGTCAACTTCTTGCTGGTCTCCCTGTCGGTCTCCGAGGCAATGATGGCCAGGCACGACCCCAAGGTGGCAGGCCAGTTCATACTTCTAATGATCTTGGCCTTGTGTCACCTGTCGATGTGGACGAAATTCGGGGACATGATGTCGCAGGAGTCGCTGGAAGTGGCCGAGGCTGCATACGAGGCATACGACTCAAGTGTTGGGTCCAAGAAAATCTATTGGAATATTCGCTTTATAATTATGCGTGCCCAGGAGCCATTGATCATGAGAGCTACTCCCTTTCCCACTTTTAATATGATTAACTACAAGGCC ATACTCAACCAGTGCTACGGAATCCTCACGCTTCTGCTGAGTACTTTGGACTAG